Proteins co-encoded in one Paraburkholderia edwinii genomic window:
- a CDS encoding DUF2950 domain-containing protein, whose translation MTRYPASRPQRASSVAHSATSHRHAAGHFARGAAATLITAAALLCLSPAARAQAVYPTAEAAAEAFANALAINDQTAMKHVLGSNFPRFIPTTEIGEDDIYAFLGQWAKGHKIIEGPASRNGRPSAHVEVGDSGWTLPIPLEKVAGGWRFNTPAATDEMLTRRIGRDERSAILTSLAYVDAQNDYRNLTQHYAQKFISSPRQHDGLYWDTTPGETESPLGPLAATMQRHIAPGEAYHGYHFRILTAQGTHANGGAQSYLQDGVLKNGFALVAWPAEYGKTGVMSFIVNQDGRVYQKDLGPRTASAVDAIRSYDPDSSWQPAQP comes from the coding sequence ATGACCCGTTATCCCGCATCGCGCCCGCAACGCGCATCGAGCGTCGCGCACAGCGCGACATCACACCGTCACGCCGCTGGACATTTCGCGCGCGGCGCGGCCGCTACGCTGATCACCGCGGCCGCTTTGCTGTGCCTCTCGCCTGCCGCGCGTGCACAGGCCGTTTATCCGACCGCCGAGGCAGCCGCCGAAGCCTTCGCTAACGCGCTCGCCATCAATGATCAAACAGCGATGAAGCACGTGCTCGGCAGCAACTTTCCGCGCTTCATTCCGACCACCGAAATCGGCGAAGACGATATCTACGCGTTTCTCGGCCAGTGGGCGAAAGGCCACAAGATCATCGAAGGTCCTGCCTCGCGCAATGGCCGCCCGAGCGCGCATGTCGAAGTCGGCGACAGCGGCTGGACGCTGCCGATTCCTCTAGAGAAGGTCGCGGGCGGCTGGCGTTTCAATACGCCCGCCGCAACCGACGAAATGCTGACCCGCCGGATTGGCCGCGACGAGCGCTCGGCGATTTTGACGTCGCTCGCCTACGTCGATGCGCAGAACGACTACCGCAATCTCACGCAACACTACGCGCAGAAGTTCATCAGCTCGCCGCGTCAGCATGACGGGCTGTACTGGGACACGACGCCGGGCGAAACGGAAAGCCCGCTGGGCCCGCTCGCCGCTACGATGCAGCGGCATATCGCACCGGGCGAGGCATATCACGGCTATCACTTCCGCATTCTCACGGCGCAAGGCACGCATGCGAACGGCGGCGCGCAAAGCTATCTGCAGGACGGCGTGCTGAAGAACGGCTTCGCGCTCGTCGCATGGCCGGCTGAATACGGCAAGACCGGCGTGATGAGCTTTATCGTCAATCAGGATGGGCGGGTGTATCAGAAGGATCTGGGGCCGCGCACGGCAAGTGCGGTCGATGCGATCCGCTCGTACGATCCCGATTCGTCATGGCAGCCGGCGCAGCCTTGA